CACATTCGGAGCGGCCCCGCCGGAGCCATCCCGGAGTCGCGCCGAGCCTGCAGGAGTCGGCATGCGCAGAACCAAGATCGTCTGCACCATCGGACCGGCCTCGGAATCGGAAGAAATCCTCGACCGCCTGATCCGGGCGGGCATGGACGTGGCCCGGCTCAATTTCTCCCACGGCAGCCACGAGTCCCACGCCGAGAAGTTTCGGCAGATCCGCGCCCTGGCCGCCGCGGCCGGCCGGCCCGTGGCCATCCTGCAGGATCTGGCCGGGCCCAAGATCCGCATCGGCGGACTGGCCGCAGGACCCATCACCCTGCGGCCCGGGGACGAATTCACGCTCACCGCGCGTGAGGTGCCCGGCGACGCGACCGAGGTCTCCATCAGCTACAAGGAGCTGCCCGAGGACGTGCGGCCGGGCGACACGCTGCTGCTGGCCGACGGCGCCCTGGACATGAGCGTCCTGCGCGTGGACGGCCCGGACATCCTCTGCCGCGTGGTGACCGGCGGCGTGCTCAGCTCCCACAAGGGGATCAACCTGCCCTCGCGCAGCATCCGCGCGCCCATTCTGACGGCCAAGGACCGGCTCGATTTGGCATTCGGGCTGGAGCTGGGCGTGGACTTCGTGGCCCTCTCCTTTGTGCGCAGCGCCCATGACATCAGCGTGGTGCACGCCTTCATGGACGAGCTGGGCCGTTCGGCGCCGCTGATCGCCAAGATCGAGAAGCACGAGGCCCTGGCGGAGATCGACGCCATTCTCGAGGCCGTGGACGGCCTGATGGTGGCCCGGGGCGACCTGGGCGTGGACATCCCCCTGGAGCGTGTGCCTCGCGTGCAGAAGCTGCTGATCGAGAAGGCCAACCGCGCGGGCAAACCCGTGATCACCGCCACGCAGATGCTCAAGAGCATGGTGGACGCGCCCCGCCCCACCCGGGCCGAGGTCACGGACGTGGCCAACGCCATCCTGGACGGCACGGACGCTGTCATGCTCTCCGAGGAGAGCGCCGCCGGCCACTATCCGGTGGAGTCCCTCCTGACCCTTGACCGCATCGCGCGGGAGACCGAGCGCGACTTCCCCCACCGGCTCTGGATGCGCCGCTTCCATCCGGAGGGGGTCTGCAACCCGCCCCAGGCCGTGGCCCATGCCGCCTGCGAGCTGGCCATGCGCATCGACGCGGCCGCCATCCTGACCTGCACGCGCTCCGGCGGCACCACGCGCCTGGTGGCGCGCACGCGGCCCGCCCAGAATGTGCTGGCCGCCACTCCGGACGAGACGGTCTGGCGGCGGCTGGCTCTGACCTGGGGCGCCGTGCCCCTGCTCACCAGCCTGACGGAGAGCCTGGAGGTGATGATCGCCGAGGCCCTGGGCGCGGCCCGGGCCGCCGGCCTGACCCAGCCGGGCGACCCCGTCGTGGTCACCGCCGGCACCCACCTGACCACGCCCGGCTCGACCAACCTGATCCGCGTGGAGACCACGCCCCTGGAGGACTGACATGAAGCTGCACTTCCTGGGCGCCGCCCGCACCGTGACGGGCTCGCACCATCTGATCGAAGCCAACGGCTGCCGCGTCCTGCTGGACTGCGGCCTGCTCCAGGGCAAGCGCAAGGAGGCCTTCGAGGAGAACCGCCGTCCGCTGCCCGGCGGGCCGCCGGATGTGGTGGTGCTCAGCCACGCCCACATCGACCACTCGGGCAACCTGCCCAGCCTGGTGCGGCGCGGGTACGCGGGCCCCATCTGGGCCACGCCCGCCACCCGCGACCTGTGCTCGCTGATGCTCCAGGACAGCGCCCAGATCCAGGTCCACGACGTGAACTTCGTCAACAAGCTGCGCAAGCGGCAGGGCCGGGCGCCTTTCGAGCCCCTCTACCGGCCGCAGGACGCGCTGGCGGCCCTGGAGCTCTTCCAGGGCCTGGCCTACGGCCGCTGGCGCGAGATCGGCCCGGGCATTCGCTTGCGCTTCACCGACGCCGGACACATGCTGGGCAGCGCCCACGTCTGGCTGGAGATCACCGAGCCCGGCCGGGCGCCGCGGCGCCTGCTCTTCTCGGGCGACATCGGCCGCAAGGGGATCCCCATCCTGCGTGATCCCGAGCTCCCGGAGGAGGGGGCGGACATCCTGCTGCTGGAGAGCACCTACGCCGGGCGCAGCCATCCGCCCTATGCCGAGAGCGAGGCCGAACTCTCGCGCATCGTGCAGGAGGCCCATGCCGCCCGCCGCGTGGTGCTGATCCCGGCCTTCGCCGTGGGCCGCACCCAGCAGCTGGTGGTGGCCCTGCACCGCCTGCACGACCAGGGACGCATCCCGGGCATGCCCGTCTACGTGGACAGCCCGCTGGCCACGGACGTCACCAGCGTGTTCCGCCTGCACCCGGAGACCTACGACGCCGAGACCCTGGAGTCCCTGCACCAGCCGGGCAACCCCTTCAGCTTCCGCGCCCTGCGCTACACGCGCTCCGTGGAGGACTCCCAGCGCCTGAACGATCTGCATGGCCCGGCGATCATCATCGCCTCCAGCGGCATGCTCGAGCACGGCCGCATCCTGCACCACCTGCGCAACCGCATCATGAAGGACGACACGCTGCTGCTGATCACGGGCTGGCAGGCGCCGCACACCCTGGGCCGCCTGCTTGCCGAGGGTGCCACGGAAGTGTTCATCCACGGCGAGCCTTTTCCCGTCAACTGTGAAGTGCGCGAATTGACCGGTTTCAGCGGCCACGCCGACCAGGCCGAGCTGGACGAGTGGGTGGGCAGCATGCGGCTCAAACCCTCCCACACCTTCGTCGTGCACGGCGAGGAAGACGGCGCGCTGGGCTTGGCCAAGCACCTGGGCGAGCGCTTCCGGCTGCCCGATGTGCGCGTGCCGCGGCAGGGCGAGAGTTTCGAGTTGTAGCCGACGCCGCGAGAATCCCCGGGCGCGGCCTCCGACGGGCATGCCGCTGGAGACCGCGTGACCGGGGGAATCCCGTCAGTCGAGGGACGGGAGGGGCGAGCCGGACGTGGCGGACTCCATGTCAACACGGGAGAGTCTACGGGACGCAGTCCCGTCGGTCACGCTGACCCGGAAAAATCCGCGCGACCCTTCAACCGGCCGCAGGCTGCTCAGCCCGTCCGTGCTCTCCGTCTCGCTCCACGGACCCGTCGCCGCGGGCGCTTGCCAGATGTGATACAAGGGGTCGGCCAGTGGGCAGCCGGACAGGTCGTGGGTCACCGCGCTCCAGCCCAGCCGCAGCTGCGCGCCCTCCAGGGTGATGGCCAGCCCGGGGGCCGAAATTCCGCCGCCGCACTCGCACTCGTCGGGCACGTGGTTGCCGTTCGCGTCCTGGCTGAAGCCGGAGGCGAGGTCGTCGCAGTCGCGCAACCCGTTGCCGTTGCAATCCGTGGCGCAGCAGGCCGGGAGGAACTGCAGGCCGTCCAGCCACCAGCTGAAGGCCCAGTCCCAGGTGTCGGCGAAGAACTCGATGCGGTTCACCAGCGTCAGGTCCGGGCTGCCGGACTCCGTGCGCGTCCAACCGTCTCCGCCGGCCAGGGGCAGGGAGATGCGTGTCCACGCTCCGCCGGCAGGGGTGAGCAGATCCTGGTCCGGCAGGAACTCGACGTAGGCTTCGCTTGCGCAATAGAGGCGGATCTGCGGCGCATTCAGCTGGAAGGGCCAGTCGTTGTCCACCCGGGACCAGAAGACCAGGCTGTCGCAGCCGGAGAGATCGTAGCGGCCCTGGCGATGGCCCGGGTAGATCAGGGTCAGGAAGTCGCCCTGGGTGTCCGCCTTGAGCGAGGTCGCGCCCAGCACGCGTTCCGTGCCGTCGTCGCTGAGCGCGTGGTCGCCGTTGCTGACGACGGCCCACTGGTCGGCGTTGCTTTCGCAGTTGTCCGCCGCCAGATAGTACTCGGGCTCGCCCCCCAGCTGCAGCTGCCGTTCGAAGACCGCCTCCTCCTGCTGGCCGTCGTAGAAGGCCACGTTGGCCTCGCTGATGTCCAGCCAGGCGTAGTCCACGCTCTCCTGCGCCGTGACGCGGAAGTGCAGCACGCCGTTGCTGGCCACCACGGCCACGTAGCCGAAGGGGTTGTCCGTCAGACGGTCGCCCAGGCAGGTCCCCGGCACCAGCCCCTCGTCGATGTCCACATTGGGCAGCGTGAAGAATCCGTCCCCGTCCGTGCTGCCGCTGAACTTCAGCTGATCGGTGATGACTTTGCCCATTCCCGGCCGCTCGCAGTACTGGAAGACTTCCACCTGCGCCCCCGCCAGCGGAGCGCCCGTGTAATCCAGGAAGCGCATGCGCAGGATCGCCGGCAAGCCGTAGAGGTACTGGCCGTAGTAGCCGTGCCCCTGCCGATCCCAGTGCCGCATGGCGGCGGCGCTGTGCTGGTTGAGCAGCGGGCTGCAGCCGTGCATCAGATCCTCGTGGGCCGTGTAGGCCAGGCCGCTCACCAGATTGGCCTCCGCCGGCACGTCCAGCTGGTAGACGTCGATCAGGCCCAGCTGGTGGGCCAGCTCGTGGAGCAGACCGTAGTCGATGTCCTCGTCCGGGTTGTAGTAGCCGCTCAGGCGCGGATCGCCCTCGCCGGCGCGGTAGCGGAAGGGGAAGATGCCGAAGTGGGAGTCCGGCGGCAGCGCGGGATCGTCAGCCGTGTCGTCCAGCACCTGGAGCAGGTCATAGTGGACGCGCTTGGCGACGCCGGCCTCCTCGAAGAGCTGGTTGAAGCGCGCCATGTGGCGCTGCAGCCAGTCGATGTGGTCGCGGGTCCAGGGGCTGGGCCAGGTGCCGGACAGCTCGCGGAACTGCTCCAGCTGGGTGACGTCCAGGTAGGTCTTGAAGGGCACGGACCAGGCCTCCTGGTCCAGCTCGTTGTTGGAGCTGTTGTCGTCCCACGAATAGAGGGAGAACTGCAGCCGGTGACCGTCCCCGTCCCAGACGCGGGTGTGGCTGAACAGCGCCGTGTCCCCGGGTGCCAGGTTGAGGAAGCGCTGGCCCTCCGCCTGCAGATTCTCATCCACCCACCAGGCCCAGGGCAGCTCGCCTTCCCAGCTGGTGGTTCCCGCGTTGCGCACCACGGCGGTCCAAGTCACGGGATCGCCCAGGTTCGGTTGATGCGGGTCCGCACAGCTCTGGCCCGCTTCCAGGCCACTGGCGGCGCTGAACAGGTAGGGACCGAAGCCGTCCGGCTCGCTGATTTCCAGGCCCGTGTACATGGGCAGGTAGCGCTGGAACTGGGGACTGCGCCGGATGCAGGCCACCTGCAGATCGCTGCGCCAGTGGGGCGTGCGCGGCCCCGTCGCCGTGACAGCGGGATCGAAACTCCCGTCGAGGTTGACGCCCACCACGGCGTACCAGAGGGGCTGATCGTTGCCCAGCCCCTCGTCCAGGAAGGTGTCCGAGTCGACGCCCTCCACCTCCGCCACGTGTTCCAGCCCGCTGATCGAGTCGAAGGGGCCGGGCTCGCGGTAGATGCGGTACCGGTCGAAGCACTCCG
This genomic interval from Candidatus Delongbacteria bacterium contains the following:
- the pyk gene encoding pyruvate kinase, whose protein sequence is MRRTKIVCTIGPASESEEILDRLIRAGMDVARLNFSHGSHESHAEKFRQIRALAAAAGRPVAILQDLAGPKIRIGGLAAGPITLRPGDEFTLTAREVPGDATEVSISYKELPEDVRPGDTLLLADGALDMSVLRVDGPDILCRVVTGGVLSSHKGINLPSRSIRAPILTAKDRLDLAFGLELGVDFVALSFVRSAHDISVVHAFMDELGRSAPLIAKIEKHEALAEIDAILEAVDGLMVARGDLGVDIPLERVPRVQKLLIEKANRAGKPVITATQMLKSMVDAPRPTRAEVTDVANAILDGTDAVMLSEESAAGHYPVESLLTLDRIARETERDFPHRLWMRRFHPEGVCNPPQAVAHAACELAMRIDAAAILTCTRSGGTTRLVARTRPAQNVLAATPDETVWRRLALTWGAVPLLTSLTESLEVMIAEALGAARAAGLTQPGDPVVVTAGTHLTTPGSTNLIRVETTPLED
- a CDS encoding MBL fold metallo-hydrolase, which encodes MKLHFLGAARTVTGSHHLIEANGCRVLLDCGLLQGKRKEAFEENRRPLPGGPPDVVVLSHAHIDHSGNLPSLVRRGYAGPIWATPATRDLCSLMLQDSAQIQVHDVNFVNKLRKRQGRAPFEPLYRPQDALAALELFQGLAYGRWREIGPGIRLRFTDAGHMLGSAHVWLEITEPGRAPRRLLFSGDIGRKGIPILRDPELPEEGADILLLESTYAGRSHPPYAESEAELSRIVQEAHAARRVVLIPAFAVGRTQQLVVALHRLHDQGRIPGMPVYVDSPLATDVTSVFRLHPETYDAETLESLHQPGNPFSFRALRYTRSVEDSQRLNDLHGPAIIIASSGMLEHGRILHHLRNRIMKDDTLLLITGWQAPHTLGRLLAEGATEVFIHGEPFPVNCEVRELTGFSGHADQAELDEWVGSMRLKPSHTFVVHGEEDGALGLAKHLGERFRLPDVRVPRQGESFEL